Below is a window of Acidobacteriota bacterium DNA.
CGATGGTGTGTCCATCTCCCAATCTCCTCGTGGTTCGAGATCCTTCAGACAAAGCGGACGGGCCGGCCGGCCCGTCCGCCGCTTCAGTCATCTGCCTATCTTTTGCCCGCCCGTCGCAACGCGGCCGGAGTGTAGTCGTCGAGGGTCCGGCTGATGTCGAACTCATAAGGCGGAAACTCGCTGTTGAGGCCGATCGCGAGGTAGCGGCCGGCCTGGAGATCGGTGTGGACCTCGAGGGAGGTCCACAGGCTGGGCACGTTGTAGTAGACCATGGCGTGGCCTTCGGACACGCGCCACAGCTGGTCCCGTTTGTCATAGGTGTCATTTACCACGATCTGCCAGCTGTCCTCGTCGAGATAGAAGACACGCTTTTTGTAGATGTGGCGCGCACCCTCCTTGAGCGTTGCTTCCACCACCCATACACGATGCAGCTCGTAACGCGCGTAGTCCTGGTTGATGTGGAGCGGCGTCAGGATGTCCTTGAACTTGACTGACGGATCCTGCAGCTTGTACGAGTTGTAAGGCACGAAGATCTCTTTCTTGCCGATGAGCTTCCAGTCGTACCGATCGGGCGCACCGTTGTACATGTCGAACTGGTCCGAGGTGCGCATCGCGTCTGCAGCGGTGCCGGGGTTGTCGTAGGCCACGTTGGGCGCGCGGCGGACCCGGCGTTGACCCGGGTTGTAGAGCCAGGCGTTGCGGTGCTCCTTGACTTGGTCCATAGTCTCGCCGACCAGGAGGATCCCGCCAGCGAGACGAGCCGGCGCCATCACCTCCTGTTTGAAGAAGAGGATCCGGTTGTTGAGGTCCGCTTCGGTCTTGCCCTCCATGCTGTACTGCATGTAGAACTCGTCGTGGAAGGTGACCAGGGTGTAGCTGCCGCCGCGGGTCGGAGCCGCCTGCCCGATGGTGCGGGCGGC
It encodes the following:
- a CDS encoding DUF1329 domain-containing protein — translated: MRKNSALIFGCVLALAVGMTATAQAQLSPAEIAKLGSELTPLGAIKAGNAEGTIPAWTGGIATPPAGWEPGMHYIDPFADDAILFTITAANMDQYADKLSEGQKALLRTYPDTYKMNVYPTHRSAAFPQRIYDKTKEIAGTARLTEGGNGVTGAINGIPFPIPKEGVQAIWNHLLRYRSDSAARTIGQAAPTRGGSYTLVTFHDEFYMQYSMEGKTEADLNNRILFFKQEVMAPARLAGGILLVGETMDQVKEHRNAWLYNPGQRRVRRAPNVAYDNPGTAADAMRTSDQFDMYNGAPDRYDWKLIGKKEIFVPYNSYKLQDPSVKFKDILTPLHINQDYARYELHRVWVVEATLKEGARHIYKKRVFYLDEDSWQIVVNDTYDKRDQLWRVSEGHAMVYYNVPSLWTSLEVHTDLQAGRYLAIGLNSEFPPYEFDISRTLDDYTPAALRRAGKR